The Prinia subflava isolate CZ2003 ecotype Zambia chromosome 13, Cam_Psub_1.2, whole genome shotgun sequence genome contains a region encoding:
- the DRC7 gene encoding dynein regulatory complex subunit 7 isoform X1 has protein sequence MEALEEEEVQTPEDAISLTISDSLDNLDISEAEKQAFFESDESDFDWSSIDTSHLPSSYKTNSWQEEKLLQLADHFFRQYTHLCPDRKPLFLHPVNECGVQKFVSTTVRPTLLPYPDMYYWSGCASFVCDYLIMEPLKCPITPPSSLYSPTTILKYQRGNCFDFAVLLCSLLIGAGYDAYCVHGYATLEMCSLDQTQELCPRLRKPPEVPEEEDPNKYRIKYPLEPQSKFELQQKAKEKGTESAQEEETEEEVVMEVEKPKRDPLHGLRVHAWVLVLSGKRKVPETFFINPFTGNPHSTTDECFLGIESIWNHRNYWVNMQDCRRGCKDLSFDLSDSFCWEIMFSESNEASQLPPESPNKDTDHMQEKEEIDMSFEMPLSWVARIKVSCREYENPFSQGKKVILYDKAKLEKWAAYANADGLVERLTVYADSDCTEELEVKEWFKHREDLLYMREVNKQTQLITDHFRPGHPLLLKAHSYTSLEPETGHTVEFYHTARVDGLWKRFENATEMTEYFVGREDFLHMRHTEFGEREKKMEKAGGTAEANSRPIVQIKEYFHRNPEKPADEDIEERIFMVIDDIIQLTYHLELDDTIASQVVFCRVIGREKKEDEIFLSRENTVKYQPWSSEKHKNMLHLYNLLWQLRAEQKDLKQQVRDSEAEMLNILMVREDEEANIKLSVSIYSTAKREQEHEATVPEEEQKSSLEKESQHTGGEAESLTHGTTTTSTM, from the exons ATGGAggccctggaggaggaggaagtgcAAACACCAGAAGATGCAATCTCTTTGACTATCAGTGATTCCCTGGACAACCTGGATATAAGTGAAGCTGAGAAGCAAGCCTTTTTCGAAAGTGATGAATC TGATTTTGACTGGAGCTCCATTGACACGTCCCACTTACCATCTTCGTACAAGACAAATTCCTGGCAGgaagagaaactgctgcagctcGCTGACCATTTCTTTCGGCAGTACACTCACCTGTGCCCTGACCGCAAGCCGCTCTTCCTCCACCCGGTCAACGAGTGTGGTGTGCAG AAGTTTGTGAGCACGACGGTGAGGCCAACCCTGCTGCCTTACCCAGACATGTACTACTggtcaggctgtgccagctttGTCTGTGATTACCTCATCATGGAGCCCCTCAAGTGCCCAATCACACCG CCCAGTTCACTCTATTCCCCAACCACCATCCTGAAATACCAGCGAGGGAACTGCTTTGACTTcgctgtgctgctgtgctccctgctgatTGGGGCTGGCTACGATGCCTACTGTGTACATGGATATGCCACCCTGGAGATGTGCTCCCTGGACCAGACTCAGGAGCTGTGCCCACGGCTCAGGAAGCCCCCAGAG GTACCAGAAGAGGAGGATCCCAACAAATATAGAATTAAGTACCCTTTAGAGCCACAGAGTAAGTTTGAGCTTCAACAGAAGGCCAAGGAGAAAGGAACTGAATCTGCTCAAGAGGAGGAAACAGAAGAGGAAGTGGTCATG GAGGTGGAAAAGCCCAAGCGAGACCCTTTGCACGGCTTACGGGTGCACGCGTGGGTTCTGGTTCTGTCTGGGAAGAGGAAGGTTCCTGAGACCTTCTTCATCAACCCATTCACGGGGAATCCCCACAGCACCACAGATGAGTGCTTCCTTGGCATTGAGAGCATCTGGAACCACAGGAACTACTGGGTGAACATGCAGGACTGCCGGAGAGGCTGCAAG GATCTCAGCTTTGACTTGAGTGATTCTTTCTGCTGGGAAATTATGTTTTCAGAGAGCAACGAGGCCTCTCAGTTGCCCCCAGAGTCACCAAACAAAGACACAGATCACATG caggaaaaggaggaaatagACATGAGCTTTGAGATGCCCCTATCATGGGTAGCCCGAATTAAGGTATCTTGCAGAG AATATGAGAATCCCTTTTCCCAGGGGAAGAAGGTGATCCTGTACGATAAAGCCAAACTGGAGAAATGGGCGGCGTATGCGAATGCAGACGGGCTGGTGGAACGCCTCACTGTCTATGCAGACTCAGACT GTACTGAAGAACTGGAGGTGAAGGAATGGTTCAAACACCGAGAAGACCTGTTGTATATGAGAGAAGtgaataaacaaacacagctGATCACAGACCATTTCAGGCCAGGACACCCCCTCCTTCTTAAAG CTCACTCCTACACGTCACTGGAGCCAGAGACTGGGCACACAGTGGAGTTTTACCACACGGCACGAGTTGATGGCCTCTGGAAACGTTTTGAAAATGCTACTGAGATGACAGAGTACTTTGTGGGGAGGGAAGACTTCCTCCACATGCGGCACACAGAGTTTggtgaaagagagaagaaaatggaaaaggctGGCGGCACAGCTGAGGCTAACTCCCGGCCTATAGTG CAAATCAAGGAGTATTTCCACAGAAATCCAGAAAAGCCTGCTGATGAAGATATAGAGGAACGTATCTTTATGGTCATAGATGATATCATCCAGCTGACATATCACCTCGAGCTTGATGACACCATTGCCTCACAGGTGGTTTTCTGCAGAGTAAtagggagggagaagaaagaagatgaaATCTTCCTGAGCAGAGAAAACACTGTCAAATACCAG CCATGGTCCTCAGAGAAACACAAGAACATGCTCCATCTGTACAACTTGCTGTGGCAGCTGAGAGCAGAACAGAAGGACCTGAAGCAACAAGTCCGGGACTCTGAAGCAGAG ATGTTAAATATTTTGATGGTCCGTGAGGATGAAGAAGCCAATATTAAATTGTCAGTTTCAATATACAGTACTGCAAAGAGAGAACAAGAGCATGAAGCCACG GTGCCAGAAGAGGAGCAGAAGAGTTCCTTGGAGAAGGAGAGTCAGCACACAGGAGGGGAGGCTGAATCCCTCACCCATGGCACTACAACCACCTCCACGATGTAG
- the DRC7 gene encoding dynein regulatory complex subunit 7 isoform X5, with product MEALEEEEVQTPEDAISLTISDSLDNLDISEAEKQAFFESDESDFDWSSIDTSHLPSSYKTNSWQEEKLLQLADHFFRQYTHLCPDRKPLFLHPVNECGVQKFVSTTVRPTLLPYPDMYYWSGCASFVCDYLIMEPLKCPITPPSSLYSPTTILKYQRGNCFDFAVLLCSLLIGAGYDAYCVHGYATLEMCSLDQTQELCPRLRKPPEVPEEEDPNKYRIKYPLEPQSKFELQQKAKEKGTESAQEEETEEEVVMEVEKPKRDPLHGLRVHAWVLVLSGKRKVPETFFINPFTGNPHSTTDECFLGIESIWNHRNYWVNMQDCRRGCKDLSFDLSDSFCWEIMFSESNEASQLPPESPNKDTDHMQEKEEIDMSFEMPLSWVARIKVSCRGTEELEVKEWFKHREDLLYMREVNKQTQLITDHFRPGHPLLLKAHSYTSLEPETGHTVEFYHTARVDGLWKRFENATEMTEYFVGREDFLHMRHTEFGEREKKMEKAGGTAEANSRPIVQIKEYFHRNPEKPADEDIEERIFMVIDDIIQLTYHLELDDTIASQVVFCRVIGREKKEDEIFLSRENTVKYQPWSSEKHKNMLHLYNLLWQLRAEQKDLKQQVRDSEAEMLNILMVREDEEANIKLSVSIYSTAKREQEHEATVPEEEQKSSLEKESQHTGGEAESLTHGTTTTSTM from the exons ATGGAggccctggaggaggaggaagtgcAAACACCAGAAGATGCAATCTCTTTGACTATCAGTGATTCCCTGGACAACCTGGATATAAGTGAAGCTGAGAAGCAAGCCTTTTTCGAAAGTGATGAATC TGATTTTGACTGGAGCTCCATTGACACGTCCCACTTACCATCTTCGTACAAGACAAATTCCTGGCAGgaagagaaactgctgcagctcGCTGACCATTTCTTTCGGCAGTACACTCACCTGTGCCCTGACCGCAAGCCGCTCTTCCTCCACCCGGTCAACGAGTGTGGTGTGCAG AAGTTTGTGAGCACGACGGTGAGGCCAACCCTGCTGCCTTACCCAGACATGTACTACTggtcaggctgtgccagctttGTCTGTGATTACCTCATCATGGAGCCCCTCAAGTGCCCAATCACACCG CCCAGTTCACTCTATTCCCCAACCACCATCCTGAAATACCAGCGAGGGAACTGCTTTGACTTcgctgtgctgctgtgctccctgctgatTGGGGCTGGCTACGATGCCTACTGTGTACATGGATATGCCACCCTGGAGATGTGCTCCCTGGACCAGACTCAGGAGCTGTGCCCACGGCTCAGGAAGCCCCCAGAG GTACCAGAAGAGGAGGATCCCAACAAATATAGAATTAAGTACCCTTTAGAGCCACAGAGTAAGTTTGAGCTTCAACAGAAGGCCAAGGAGAAAGGAACTGAATCTGCTCAAGAGGAGGAAACAGAAGAGGAAGTGGTCATG GAGGTGGAAAAGCCCAAGCGAGACCCTTTGCACGGCTTACGGGTGCACGCGTGGGTTCTGGTTCTGTCTGGGAAGAGGAAGGTTCCTGAGACCTTCTTCATCAACCCATTCACGGGGAATCCCCACAGCACCACAGATGAGTGCTTCCTTGGCATTGAGAGCATCTGGAACCACAGGAACTACTGGGTGAACATGCAGGACTGCCGGAGAGGCTGCAAG GATCTCAGCTTTGACTTGAGTGATTCTTTCTGCTGGGAAATTATGTTTTCAGAGAGCAACGAGGCCTCTCAGTTGCCCCCAGAGTCACCAAACAAAGACACAGATCACATG caggaaaaggaggaaatagACATGAGCTTTGAGATGCCCCTATCATGGGTAGCCCGAATTAAGGTATCTTGCAGAG GTACTGAAGAACTGGAGGTGAAGGAATGGTTCAAACACCGAGAAGACCTGTTGTATATGAGAGAAGtgaataaacaaacacagctGATCACAGACCATTTCAGGCCAGGACACCCCCTCCTTCTTAAAG CTCACTCCTACACGTCACTGGAGCCAGAGACTGGGCACACAGTGGAGTTTTACCACACGGCACGAGTTGATGGCCTCTGGAAACGTTTTGAAAATGCTACTGAGATGACAGAGTACTTTGTGGGGAGGGAAGACTTCCTCCACATGCGGCACACAGAGTTTggtgaaagagagaagaaaatggaaaaggctGGCGGCACAGCTGAGGCTAACTCCCGGCCTATAGTG CAAATCAAGGAGTATTTCCACAGAAATCCAGAAAAGCCTGCTGATGAAGATATAGAGGAACGTATCTTTATGGTCATAGATGATATCATCCAGCTGACATATCACCTCGAGCTTGATGACACCATTGCCTCACAGGTGGTTTTCTGCAGAGTAAtagggagggagaagaaagaagatgaaATCTTCCTGAGCAGAGAAAACACTGTCAAATACCAG CCATGGTCCTCAGAGAAACACAAGAACATGCTCCATCTGTACAACTTGCTGTGGCAGCTGAGAGCAGAACAGAAGGACCTGAAGCAACAAGTCCGGGACTCTGAAGCAGAG ATGTTAAATATTTTGATGGTCCGTGAGGATGAAGAAGCCAATATTAAATTGTCAGTTTCAATATACAGTACTGCAAAGAGAGAACAAGAGCATGAAGCCACG GTGCCAGAAGAGGAGCAGAAGAGTTCCTTGGAGAAGGAGAGTCAGCACACAGGAGGGGAGGCTGAATCCCTCACCCATGGCACTACAACCACCTCCACGATGTAG
- the DRC7 gene encoding dynein regulatory complex subunit 7 isoform X4 codes for MEALEEEEVQTPEDAISLTISDSLDNLDISEAEKQAFFESDESDFDWSSIDTSHLPSSYKTNSWQEEKLLQLADHFFRQYTHLCPDRKPLFLHPVNECGVQKFVSTTVRPTLLPYPDMYYWSGCASFVCDYLIMEPLKCPITPPSSLYSPTTILKYQRGNCFDFAVLLCSLLIGAGYDAYCVHGYATLEMCSLDQTQELCPRLRKPPEVPEEEDPNKYRIKYPLEPQSKFELQQKAKEKGTESAQEEETEEEVVMEVEKPKRDPLHGLRVHAWVLVLSGKRKVPETFFINPFTGNPHSTTDECFLGIESIWNHRNYWVNMQDCRRGCKEKEEIDMSFEMPLSWVARIKVSCREYENPFSQGKKVILYDKAKLEKWAAYANADGLVERLTVYADSDCTEELEVKEWFKHREDLLYMREVNKQTQLITDHFRPGHPLLLKAHSYTSLEPETGHTVEFYHTARVDGLWKRFENATEMTEYFVGREDFLHMRHTEFGEREKKMEKAGGTAEANSRPIVQIKEYFHRNPEKPADEDIEERIFMVIDDIIQLTYHLELDDTIASQVVFCRVIGREKKEDEIFLSRENTVKYQPWSSEKHKNMLHLYNLLWQLRAEQKDLKQQVRDSEAEMLNILMVREDEEANIKLSVSIYSTAKREQEHEATVPEEEQKSSLEKESQHTGGEAESLTHGTTTTSTM; via the exons ATGGAggccctggaggaggaggaagtgcAAACACCAGAAGATGCAATCTCTTTGACTATCAGTGATTCCCTGGACAACCTGGATATAAGTGAAGCTGAGAAGCAAGCCTTTTTCGAAAGTGATGAATC TGATTTTGACTGGAGCTCCATTGACACGTCCCACTTACCATCTTCGTACAAGACAAATTCCTGGCAGgaagagaaactgctgcagctcGCTGACCATTTCTTTCGGCAGTACACTCACCTGTGCCCTGACCGCAAGCCGCTCTTCCTCCACCCGGTCAACGAGTGTGGTGTGCAG AAGTTTGTGAGCACGACGGTGAGGCCAACCCTGCTGCCTTACCCAGACATGTACTACTggtcaggctgtgccagctttGTCTGTGATTACCTCATCATGGAGCCCCTCAAGTGCCCAATCACACCG CCCAGTTCACTCTATTCCCCAACCACCATCCTGAAATACCAGCGAGGGAACTGCTTTGACTTcgctgtgctgctgtgctccctgctgatTGGGGCTGGCTACGATGCCTACTGTGTACATGGATATGCCACCCTGGAGATGTGCTCCCTGGACCAGACTCAGGAGCTGTGCCCACGGCTCAGGAAGCCCCCAGAG GTACCAGAAGAGGAGGATCCCAACAAATATAGAATTAAGTACCCTTTAGAGCCACAGAGTAAGTTTGAGCTTCAACAGAAGGCCAAGGAGAAAGGAACTGAATCTGCTCAAGAGGAGGAAACAGAAGAGGAAGTGGTCATG GAGGTGGAAAAGCCCAAGCGAGACCCTTTGCACGGCTTACGGGTGCACGCGTGGGTTCTGGTTCTGTCTGGGAAGAGGAAGGTTCCTGAGACCTTCTTCATCAACCCATTCACGGGGAATCCCCACAGCACCACAGATGAGTGCTTCCTTGGCATTGAGAGCATCTGGAACCACAGGAACTACTGGGTGAACATGCAGGACTGCCGGAGAGGCTGCAAG gaaaaggaggaaatagACATGAGCTTTGAGATGCCCCTATCATGGGTAGCCCGAATTAAGGTATCTTGCAGAG AATATGAGAATCCCTTTTCCCAGGGGAAGAAGGTGATCCTGTACGATAAAGCCAAACTGGAGAAATGGGCGGCGTATGCGAATGCAGACGGGCTGGTGGAACGCCTCACTGTCTATGCAGACTCAGACT GTACTGAAGAACTGGAGGTGAAGGAATGGTTCAAACACCGAGAAGACCTGTTGTATATGAGAGAAGtgaataaacaaacacagctGATCACAGACCATTTCAGGCCAGGACACCCCCTCCTTCTTAAAG CTCACTCCTACACGTCACTGGAGCCAGAGACTGGGCACACAGTGGAGTTTTACCACACGGCACGAGTTGATGGCCTCTGGAAACGTTTTGAAAATGCTACTGAGATGACAGAGTACTTTGTGGGGAGGGAAGACTTCCTCCACATGCGGCACACAGAGTTTggtgaaagagagaagaaaatggaaaaggctGGCGGCACAGCTGAGGCTAACTCCCGGCCTATAGTG CAAATCAAGGAGTATTTCCACAGAAATCCAGAAAAGCCTGCTGATGAAGATATAGAGGAACGTATCTTTATGGTCATAGATGATATCATCCAGCTGACATATCACCTCGAGCTTGATGACACCATTGCCTCACAGGTGGTTTTCTGCAGAGTAAtagggagggagaagaaagaagatgaaATCTTCCTGAGCAGAGAAAACACTGTCAAATACCAG CCATGGTCCTCAGAGAAACACAAGAACATGCTCCATCTGTACAACTTGCTGTGGCAGCTGAGAGCAGAACAGAAGGACCTGAAGCAACAAGTCCGGGACTCTGAAGCAGAG ATGTTAAATATTTTGATGGTCCGTGAGGATGAAGAAGCCAATATTAAATTGTCAGTTTCAATATACAGTACTGCAAAGAGAGAACAAGAGCATGAAGCCACG GTGCCAGAAGAGGAGCAGAAGAGTTCCTTGGAGAAGGAGAGTCAGCACACAGGAGGGGAGGCTGAATCCCTCACCCATGGCACTACAACCACCTCCACGATGTAG
- the DRC7 gene encoding dynein regulatory complex subunit 7 isoform X6: MEALEEEEVQTPEDAISLTISDSLDNLDISEAEKQAFFESDESDFDWSSIDTSHLPSSYKTNSWQEEKLLQLADHFFRQYTHLCPDRKPLFLHPVNECGVQKFVSTTVRPTLLPYPDMYYWSGCASFVCDYLIMEPLKCPITPPSSLYSPTTILKYQRGNCFDFAVLLCSLLIGAGYDAYCVHGYATLEMCSLDQTQELCPRLRKPPEVPEEEDPNKYRIKYPLEPQSKFELQQKAKEKGTESAQEEETEEEVVMEVEKPKRDPLHGLRVHAWVLVLSGKRKVPETFFINPFTGNPHSTTDECFLGIESIWNHRNYWVNMQDCRRGCKDLSFDLSDSFCWEIMFSESNEASQLPPESPNKDTDHMEKEEIDMSFEMPLSWVARIKVSCRGTEELEVKEWFKHREDLLYMREVNKQTQLITDHFRPGHPLLLKAHSYTSLEPETGHTVEFYHTARVDGLWKRFENATEMTEYFVGREDFLHMRHTEFGEREKKMEKAGGTAEANSRPIVQIKEYFHRNPEKPADEDIEERIFMVIDDIIQLTYHLELDDTIASQVVFCRVIGREKKEDEIFLSRENTVKYQPWSSEKHKNMLHLYNLLWQLRAEQKDLKQQVRDSEAEMLNILMVREDEEANIKLSVSIYSTAKREQEHEATVPEEEQKSSLEKESQHTGGEAESLTHGTTTTSTM, translated from the exons ATGGAggccctggaggaggaggaagtgcAAACACCAGAAGATGCAATCTCTTTGACTATCAGTGATTCCCTGGACAACCTGGATATAAGTGAAGCTGAGAAGCAAGCCTTTTTCGAAAGTGATGAATC TGATTTTGACTGGAGCTCCATTGACACGTCCCACTTACCATCTTCGTACAAGACAAATTCCTGGCAGgaagagaaactgctgcagctcGCTGACCATTTCTTTCGGCAGTACACTCACCTGTGCCCTGACCGCAAGCCGCTCTTCCTCCACCCGGTCAACGAGTGTGGTGTGCAG AAGTTTGTGAGCACGACGGTGAGGCCAACCCTGCTGCCTTACCCAGACATGTACTACTggtcaggctgtgccagctttGTCTGTGATTACCTCATCATGGAGCCCCTCAAGTGCCCAATCACACCG CCCAGTTCACTCTATTCCCCAACCACCATCCTGAAATACCAGCGAGGGAACTGCTTTGACTTcgctgtgctgctgtgctccctgctgatTGGGGCTGGCTACGATGCCTACTGTGTACATGGATATGCCACCCTGGAGATGTGCTCCCTGGACCAGACTCAGGAGCTGTGCCCACGGCTCAGGAAGCCCCCAGAG GTACCAGAAGAGGAGGATCCCAACAAATATAGAATTAAGTACCCTTTAGAGCCACAGAGTAAGTTTGAGCTTCAACAGAAGGCCAAGGAGAAAGGAACTGAATCTGCTCAAGAGGAGGAAACAGAAGAGGAAGTGGTCATG GAGGTGGAAAAGCCCAAGCGAGACCCTTTGCACGGCTTACGGGTGCACGCGTGGGTTCTGGTTCTGTCTGGGAAGAGGAAGGTTCCTGAGACCTTCTTCATCAACCCATTCACGGGGAATCCCCACAGCACCACAGATGAGTGCTTCCTTGGCATTGAGAGCATCTGGAACCACAGGAACTACTGGGTGAACATGCAGGACTGCCGGAGAGGCTGCAAG GATCTCAGCTTTGACTTGAGTGATTCTTTCTGCTGGGAAATTATGTTTTCAGAGAGCAACGAGGCCTCTCAGTTGCCCCCAGAGTCACCAAACAAAGACACAGATCACATG gaaaaggaggaaatagACATGAGCTTTGAGATGCCCCTATCATGGGTAGCCCGAATTAAGGTATCTTGCAGAG GTACTGAAGAACTGGAGGTGAAGGAATGGTTCAAACACCGAGAAGACCTGTTGTATATGAGAGAAGtgaataaacaaacacagctGATCACAGACCATTTCAGGCCAGGACACCCCCTCCTTCTTAAAG CTCACTCCTACACGTCACTGGAGCCAGAGACTGGGCACACAGTGGAGTTTTACCACACGGCACGAGTTGATGGCCTCTGGAAACGTTTTGAAAATGCTACTGAGATGACAGAGTACTTTGTGGGGAGGGAAGACTTCCTCCACATGCGGCACACAGAGTTTggtgaaagagagaagaaaatggaaaaggctGGCGGCACAGCTGAGGCTAACTCCCGGCCTATAGTG CAAATCAAGGAGTATTTCCACAGAAATCCAGAAAAGCCTGCTGATGAAGATATAGAGGAACGTATCTTTATGGTCATAGATGATATCATCCAGCTGACATATCACCTCGAGCTTGATGACACCATTGCCTCACAGGTGGTTTTCTGCAGAGTAAtagggagggagaagaaagaagatgaaATCTTCCTGAGCAGAGAAAACACTGTCAAATACCAG CCATGGTCCTCAGAGAAACACAAGAACATGCTCCATCTGTACAACTTGCTGTGGCAGCTGAGAGCAGAACAGAAGGACCTGAAGCAACAAGTCCGGGACTCTGAAGCAGAG ATGTTAAATATTTTGATGGTCCGTGAGGATGAAGAAGCCAATATTAAATTGTCAGTTTCAATATACAGTACTGCAAAGAGAGAACAAGAGCATGAAGCCACG GTGCCAGAAGAGGAGCAGAAGAGTTCCTTGGAGAAGGAGAGTCAGCACACAGGAGGGGAGGCTGAATCCCTCACCCATGGCACTACAACCACCTCCACGATGTAG
- the DRC7 gene encoding dynein regulatory complex subunit 7 isoform X9: MEALEEEEVQTPEDAISLTISDSLDNLDISEAEKQAFFESDESDFDWSSIDTSHLPSSYKTNSWQEEKLLQLADHFFRQYTHLCPDRKPLFLHPVNECGVQKFVSTTVRPTLLPYPDMYYWSGCASFVCDYLIMEPLKCPITPPSSLYSPTTILKYQRGNCFDFAVLLCSLLIGAGYDAYCVHGYATLEMCSLDQTQELCPRLRKPPEVPEEEDPNKYRIKYPLEPQSKFELQQKAKEKGTESAQEEETEEEVVMEVEKPKRDPLHGLRVHAWVLVLSGKRKVPETFFINPFTGNPHSTTDECFLGIESIWNHRNYWVNMQDCRRGCKEKEEIDMSFEMPLSWVARIKVSCRGTEELEVKEWFKHREDLLYMREVNKQTQLITDHFRPGHPLLLKAHSYTSLEPETGHTVEFYHTARVDGLWKRFENATEMTEYFVGREDFLHMRHTEFGEREKKMEKAGGTAEANSRPIVQIKEYFHRNPEKPADEDIEERIFMVIDDIIQLTYHLELDDTIASQVVFCRVIGREKKEDEIFLSRENTVKYQPWSSEKHKNMLHLYNLLWQLRAEQKDLKQQVRDSEAEMLNILMVREDEEANIKLSVSIYSTAKREQEHEATVPEEEQKSSLEKESQHTGGEAESLTHGTTTTSTM; this comes from the exons ATGGAggccctggaggaggaggaagtgcAAACACCAGAAGATGCAATCTCTTTGACTATCAGTGATTCCCTGGACAACCTGGATATAAGTGAAGCTGAGAAGCAAGCCTTTTTCGAAAGTGATGAATC TGATTTTGACTGGAGCTCCATTGACACGTCCCACTTACCATCTTCGTACAAGACAAATTCCTGGCAGgaagagaaactgctgcagctcGCTGACCATTTCTTTCGGCAGTACACTCACCTGTGCCCTGACCGCAAGCCGCTCTTCCTCCACCCGGTCAACGAGTGTGGTGTGCAG AAGTTTGTGAGCACGACGGTGAGGCCAACCCTGCTGCCTTACCCAGACATGTACTACTggtcaggctgtgccagctttGTCTGTGATTACCTCATCATGGAGCCCCTCAAGTGCCCAATCACACCG CCCAGTTCACTCTATTCCCCAACCACCATCCTGAAATACCAGCGAGGGAACTGCTTTGACTTcgctgtgctgctgtgctccctgctgatTGGGGCTGGCTACGATGCCTACTGTGTACATGGATATGCCACCCTGGAGATGTGCTCCCTGGACCAGACTCAGGAGCTGTGCCCACGGCTCAGGAAGCCCCCAGAG GTACCAGAAGAGGAGGATCCCAACAAATATAGAATTAAGTACCCTTTAGAGCCACAGAGTAAGTTTGAGCTTCAACAGAAGGCCAAGGAGAAAGGAACTGAATCTGCTCAAGAGGAGGAAACAGAAGAGGAAGTGGTCATG GAGGTGGAAAAGCCCAAGCGAGACCCTTTGCACGGCTTACGGGTGCACGCGTGGGTTCTGGTTCTGTCTGGGAAGAGGAAGGTTCCTGAGACCTTCTTCATCAACCCATTCACGGGGAATCCCCACAGCACCACAGATGAGTGCTTCCTTGGCATTGAGAGCATCTGGAACCACAGGAACTACTGGGTGAACATGCAGGACTGCCGGAGAGGCTGCAAG gaaaaggaggaaatagACATGAGCTTTGAGATGCCCCTATCATGGGTAGCCCGAATTAAGGTATCTTGCAGAG GTACTGAAGAACTGGAGGTGAAGGAATGGTTCAAACACCGAGAAGACCTGTTGTATATGAGAGAAGtgaataaacaaacacagctGATCACAGACCATTTCAGGCCAGGACACCCCCTCCTTCTTAAAG CTCACTCCTACACGTCACTGGAGCCAGAGACTGGGCACACAGTGGAGTTTTACCACACGGCACGAGTTGATGGCCTCTGGAAACGTTTTGAAAATGCTACTGAGATGACAGAGTACTTTGTGGGGAGGGAAGACTTCCTCCACATGCGGCACACAGAGTTTggtgaaagagagaagaaaatggaaaaggctGGCGGCACAGCTGAGGCTAACTCCCGGCCTATAGTG CAAATCAAGGAGTATTTCCACAGAAATCCAGAAAAGCCTGCTGATGAAGATATAGAGGAACGTATCTTTATGGTCATAGATGATATCATCCAGCTGACATATCACCTCGAGCTTGATGACACCATTGCCTCACAGGTGGTTTTCTGCAGAGTAAtagggagggagaagaaagaagatgaaATCTTCCTGAGCAGAGAAAACACTGTCAAATACCAG CCATGGTCCTCAGAGAAACACAAGAACATGCTCCATCTGTACAACTTGCTGTGGCAGCTGAGAGCAGAACAGAAGGACCTGAAGCAACAAGTCCGGGACTCTGAAGCAGAG ATGTTAAATATTTTGATGGTCCGTGAGGATGAAGAAGCCAATATTAAATTGTCAGTTTCAATATACAGTACTGCAAAGAGAGAACAAGAGCATGAAGCCACG GTGCCAGAAGAGGAGCAGAAGAGTTCCTTGGAGAAGGAGAGTCAGCACACAGGAGGGGAGGCTGAATCCCTCACCCATGGCACTACAACCACCTCCACGATGTAG